Below is a genomic region from Thunnus albacares chromosome 4, fThuAlb1.1, whole genome shotgun sequence.
AGTGGGCTACACCCTGATGAACAAAGACTCCTCGCGCTCCCACTCCATCTTCACCATCCACCTGGAGATTTGCAACACtggtgaacacaaacacaattatacAATACCTTTTAACATGTTGAAGCATATCTTTAATCTGTTTAGTGATAAatatgtctttgtttgtttgtttggtccAATTATTTCACTAGTGTTTCAACGTTTGAGTGAATTTACTCTACATTCTCAGATGGAGCTGGGAAGGACCATCTACGAGCAGGTAAACTCAACCTTGTGGACCTGGCAGGAAGTGAGCGTCAGTCTAAAACCGGTGCAACTGGAGAGCGACTCCGGGAGGCCACCAAGATCAACCTGTCCCTTTCTGCTCTTGGCAATGTCATCTCTGCTCTGGTGGACGGACGCTCCAAATACATCCCCTACCGGGACTCCAAGCTGACTAGGCTGCTGCAGGACTCCCTGGGAGGGAACACACGAACCTTGATGATTGCCTGTCTCTCCCCTGCAGACAACAACTATGAGGAAAGCTTGAGCACTCTGCGTTACGCCAACCGGGCCAAGAGCATCCAGAACAGGCCTCGTATTAATGAGGACCCTAAGGATGCTCTGCTCCGAGAGTATCAGGAAGAGATCAAGAAGTTGCGGGCCCTCGTCTCAGGCCAGCTGGGCACTGCTAATCTTTCATGTACGTGACTTATTTTGTGGCTAGGCTTCTTTCTTGATATTAAAGAAACAATTTTTTTATGTGGGTATTGCCAAATGatttaaaagtagattttaTAAGAGTGATGTTTCATTCTAATTTTCTGGTttgttaaatcatttttattaccTGTCTTGCTGCTTTTTCATGCAGCTCTACTGTCCGGCCAGTTGTCTGAGGCTTCTCCTGCTGTCCCTTCAAGGCCACAATCCAGCACCACAGAAGCAGAAAAGGAGAAGATTAAAGAGGTAATTCCAGTGTTCCCACACCAGTATATCACTTCACATCACTTAAACTGAATGAGATCCAGGTGATTTATTGCTCTGTATTCTGCTCTCTCCAAAGGAGTACGAGGAGAGGCTCGCCAAGTTGCAGGCTGAGTACAATGCAGAGCAGGAATCTAAGGCAAAGCTGCAGGAGGACATTGCTGCCCTGCGTTCCTCCTATGAATTTAAGCTGTCTTATCTGGAGAAAATCCGAGCCAGCAGGGGGAGCTCTGTCACAAAGAATGGTAACAAAATCATCTGGCCACAACACTTTTGGCCTTGAAACAAGAaaccaacaaacacattttaaaaattgtttcaAATTGTGTCCACCACCTGTATACTGCTTTGTGTTGTCTTGTTTCCCAACATCAGTGAGCTCCAGCTGTATGACACAGGTCGCTGAGGaagagctgagcagcagcacaACTGAGGAAACTTCCCTGACCGAGGTACTATCCAAGACTATTTTCATTAGTCATCCAAAACATGTAGTTCCAAAATTAGGTATCACACCacctaaaaaataaaactatggATTATTAAAAATTTACTGGATGTTATTTTCTCAGTCCGCTGTACCATGTGCAGCTGTCAGTGTCCAAGAAGGTCCAGATGGAGATGGGCTCATAGACTCACCTGATGTCACCACGGCAGGGTCTCTGGACCAGAAACATGTTCTGGAAAGGTTTGTGGGCTTCAGGGGTAAACAACACACATTCTACATATATACTCTGGCACCGTCAAAGTCAGGGACCAAACATGTCGTCCTTACCATCAGCACTGCTTTTACTACAATGCATCTTTCTTCATTGTATCTGGCAAATCATTCTGCACAGGATGTGAAACCATGTGATGGAACCAACTGattgaagaaaaatacatgatAATATCGTATGCTTACACCATTACTTTCTTCATAGAATTTGATTACACATTGttgcatacatttgcatattaattGCAAATATTTAATCTCGTTAAACTACCATGACATCTTTAAGTTTTAAGCCATATATATTTGCCtattaatgtattatttgtCTTGACCACATTCTAATGATTAAATACCTAATTAGAGGAGCTGGTTATGTTTTTATACATGACAGTTGCTACAGCTCCATTGCCTCTTAGCCACATAGTTTGATGTTATTATTCTACTTACCACCCATCCATGAAGTGTTCCTATTCATCCATCTGCTCCCCAGGCTGCAGCAGCTAGAGCAGGAGGTGGTAGGAGGAGAGCAGGCCAGAAACAAAGAGTTACAGCAGAGACACCGACAGAGGAAGAACCTCGCTGATCAGAGAAAAGTCCAGCTCATCAGGGCCTTGTCAGAGAACAGCGAGGATAGTGAAAATGTGCTGTTAAATGTCTACAACTCCATCCAGGAAGAGGTCCATGCCAAAAGCCAGATGCTGGTCAAAGTCCAAGGCAAGGTctgtcacagcagctgtcagataaatgcaATAGGTTCTGTGGGATATGCAGTTTATTTGGAGCAAATTTCAAAAATAGAACTAGcctttgacaaaaaaaggaatctgtgtttttggttttctgtaaAGCATTTTTTGTTGATATAATTGCTCCACTCTAAAATATCTTCAttattgtaaaaatatcaaaacatccATTGTCTATGTCACTACCAAAATTTCACTACTCCTCGTGATTGACACAGTAATGACTGAAATATACTCTACTACTTGATagaagctgtttttatttacctgGTTTCGTGACAATAAGAACCTCAGAGAAGGAAATCAGTCCTAACTGGTCCAAAATTTTCAGGGTGATGCATATTTGCTCATACTATTAGGCTTAGGagtacattttactttttttttttttttacattttatcagctTTCTCAATCTACAAAATTAGGCTACTTTTGTCTCCTCTTGGAGGGTAACAGCTGTTATTTTATTGCATGTCAATAACATGCATATTCTATAACTCAATTCATGGtgttatacaaaaaaaaaaaaaatcacataaattgACCCTTACTTAGTACCAAAAATCTTTGCACTAACTGATACTGGATAACGTGAAATCAAAAATACAGTGTCTTAAGCTTTCAGTGCTGAATCATATGCTCTGACATTCAACCATAAAATCAAATGAACCTCTTGTGGCAGCTGAAAGCAGCCAAACTGGAGATCCGTGACCTGCAGGCAGAGTTTGAGGTGGAAAGGGACGACTACCTGGCAACCATCCGCCGCCTGGAGAAGGAAGGCCAGTTACTACACAGCCTGCTGGAGCGTATGGTGCCCCTGGTGCGCCGTGACTGCAACTACAGCAACCTGGACCGCCTGAAGAAAGAAGCTGTCTGGGACGAGGACAGCGCCTCTTGGAGACTGCCAGATGTGATGGTGCAGAAAACAACACTACCTTCAGGTGGGATGTATGAAAAGGGCATATAGAAAAAAAGGCTGAATGAAAACTTATCAATGATGTTTCTTACAGAAAtacactttctttctctctcacagcaGTGGCTCCAAAACTTCCAGCTCGCAGAAGCTCAGCTACTGATATAGGAGATccatttacagtctgtttatgTTCCATGCATTATCTTTTACTTACACCCACTGAAACACTGTCACAGAGTCTTACCTCCGTCTGTTTTTAGCAGGTGGAAGAGGACAGGTATAAGGAAATGCTGGACCGCAGTGACAGTGAAAATATCGCCAGCAGCTACTTCAAGTCAAAGAGGGCGAGCCAACTGCTGGGAGGTGAAGCCACCAAGGGACACGGTAAGATTAGCTGTACTTAACATCATTCTATATTTCtggtttctcttttttgttgtcagtgcacaaaagtaatcatttttatattggAGAAAGTTAAGAACTTCTCAAAGTTAAACTACTTACTTACGAATACAGTTGCTCAGTATACATGCCAATATTtaatctgaaaaacaaataaaacttttccATTTACAAGATATTAATTCTAAAGCATCAACCATCTGCAGCAGTCACAATACCAAACCAATTTATATTTGGCATTTTCTCTCATATGACGGTTTTACCCCACTGATGGAGTTCTTCTCCTACAGTCATCCACTCTCCTCCCCTTGTTAATGGGGCGTCCCACCTAACTGTGAGCGGTTCCAACATGAACCTGCCTGTCAGCTCAGACTCCGTTCTGCCACGTCCCTTCCGCCTTGAGTCGTTGGGTGTCCCAGTGTCCAATGGTAAGGTGAAGCGTAAAAAAAGCAAGTCTCACATCCATAATGAGGGGAACTGAAAGGACTGAATTCACATGCCCTTTCTACTCTAACATATCtcactgtcttttgtttttgacagAGATTTTATACGCTGTGATTGATCCAATATTGAATAAAATAACCACTGCTAACAGaaatgtgtatatacagtagaaGACACTCTTTGTGGACATCAGTCCagttgtgacatttttaaaatcacatcttAATGTTAATTTTGAACAAAATGCTACCTACAGTATCATACTACCCTTGAATATTTGcactgtattaaaaaaaaatgtgattcatGCACTGTGAGACTCAAAGTCCAGCTTCTCTATTTCACTTCTAATGTATTTTGCTGTCACTGATTGTAAACCAGTTTTAGCTTTTTccatttcaaacatttgaaattcTGCATATGCTGCTGAATAGAAATAAAATTCATTAagttatcctttttttttttttacatttttgattaatttaattgaccacaaacagctttttaaagTTGGCTGGTTTAGAGTGCTACAGACAGTAATAAGAAAACTCAGCTAACAACATGTCAGACCAGGGGCCGGTTTCACAATAGTATTTTAGACTGGTCTGTAGTGTTAGGCCAATCTTAATTCTGCTCATAGATTAGTCTAATGCAAGTTAGACTCTTTCACAAAAATTAAGACTGACTCATAAGCCAAAAAAATTAGACACCTTACCACCAGGCTAACTCAGGCCTAAGACCcatgttaccatggtaactcttatgcaattttccatctttaggggttacaaattgggttacaCTAGGTCAATCCTGGGacttgaggtcacactgtaattcttagAATTCCTTGAGACTcaagctgtctgtgatgttttggggaaagcagaaacctctctgatagagggtaaatcagcattgccatggtcaCCAAGGTTGGAGGAGGCtttcctagacaacacagataggtggatGTATAGATTCTATTGACACAGTTagacattcaaaccaaaatgtgctgacagtgacctgaaGTTTAATGCAACGTGACCTGAACTGACATgggtaaaatgcagttccttgtttagaaactagtgaaccagttagactaatttttcatattgtaggctgatctgCTTGGGTTAAAGACTAAGACTCAGACCTTCAGAGGCAGaacggaaagagacagcatccgaGTTGCAGATGACTTCGATGTTCGCTATTTCAGTTCTCCTTGATAATGTActtaaataaactttttcagctttaagacatcaaaggctcatGTCCACctttctccactgaggtgctgaccatcgctcaaaatatccacaacagtAACAATCAGTGACACCAACTGACCAGTAGCACccaacaaaaaaagaggaaaacatttctttctttgcGTCTTGTAccatgttttaaatcttttttgaATGTCTTTGATGCTCCTCTCAACTGTGGGATTAACACTGTTCACTGTCACTGCAATTTATTTCcatataagatttttttttttattgttacacTCTTCACTAAGTTTTCCAAGTAAAATGTCCCTGTTGAATTCCTCCAAAAGACATATTTTCTGCTGGGGTTGGAATTGGATGCGGTCACTTGGTcagccattttttttgttttgaaaaaggTCTTAATTTACCCAGAATTCATTGTACCATAGTCCTACTTAAGATAGTCAAGAACTAAACTGCTTTATGCAGTGGATGAATTTAGATGTCATAAGCCATAGTCAAAGTCTTATCTTTGTGAAACAGGCCCCAGTTTGTAGTGTCATAGCAAGTATATGACTCTACCATCACAAATGGGGAAGGGGGGCCGTTGTTATGGCAGCAGAGTGCTGACAGGTAGTGATCTCATGTTACACGTGACCTTTTGGGTCAATTCACAGCTTGACAAGCATGAGCCGAATACAAATCTGTGAATTAAGAAAGAGAGTCTGTATCTGTACTGTAGGTGTCAGGTATTTAAAATTACAGAATATACATCAAATGCaacctgctgtttttttttcttcagacagCAACAACTCAAACACCTGTGTTGCATTTGTATCTCCTATACGGATAAGCTCAATCCTTTCTACAGATCACTTTTCTGTCTGAGTATCTCATTTCTAATTTTGGCTATGGCCTGATTTCTTCATCCATTGTTTAATATTACTTGACCTGCAGAGAGCCGTGTCAGTTTCAAAATTTGACACCCTTTATTTGCCTGTGTGTAGACACACTAGACAGAGATCCTGGCCCATTAGTCGAGCCCCTTGCGCTACTGAGAGATAACACTACAGAAGGCAACTGTAATCGTCTCTTACAAAAATCAACCACACACTGAATCCGTGGCTTCAAGGCTGTTACATAACGAAATGCCAAGCTATTCAAATAAGTCAGTGGGAGGAATTAAAAGTCTTACATGGAAGGGatggagagaaaatggagaaaggAAAACACTGGTCTGCTAAGTTCACACGGAGGTGGGGCTCAAGATAATCGGATAATGGAAGAACAGCTGAGCAGGCTTTCTCATCACTCGAGTGGCGTGTAAGATGAGTATGACTGATAGTCATTCTGTAAGTGAAATGCTGGATGAAGCAGAGAGGCTAAGCCACTGTGCAGGTTTACAGGGATGAAGGTTTGACTGAATTGAAGGCTCTTTGCTTCTTTGTGCCACACTGACTCTGAAGGATGTAATTCAACAGCTCAGTCTGAAAAGGCAAACCATTAAAAGCTCAAATTAATCACATTTCAAATCACAAGTCAAAAAGTCTTCAATGACTGGTTACAGTAAGCTACATACTTTAAAATGTTGGTTGTATTTTATCACTTGCACAGAAACAGATGGACTGATGTAAggtgtttaaattaaattgtgtGAGGATAGAGATAACTACACAATGTATTAAATGcagactttttttattttcaattatatCAACGGAAATGGTAAAGAGTAGGTAAAAATAATCACATGGGCATTGCTTTTCATTCTGGATAAACATTCCCAGTATTATGACTGAAGGCAGTTACATGAACACAGTTTGTCACATATTTTTGAGACCATCTAAACAATAGTTATGAAATGGTAAAAACAAATGGGTCATCTGTGGATAATTCAGATCTTAATATAATGTACTGCTGATAGCTGCTAAAGTttggaaaacactgaaaaaaatcacCTCAAAACACTTTCAAAATTTAGTTTTTCAATCATCATGAGCTGCATAAATGTATCTTCTGACTTGAGGCTTTGCTCCAGGAAATGTACTCAACAATCCACTTATAGGCACATCTGTGAGCTATGAAATTGACAAGTAATGTAAAAATCCTGTTGATTTGGGTTGATGTTTCCTTTAAGTAGAAGTACAACGTGTGTTATATACAGTGTACCTGTAATTAAAAAGAGGAGCAAGAGTAATGGAAATCCACTGTGTGATTTTCTTGTGATTCAaaatattatcatcattttgaaatgtgattttatgCACACCAAGGTTTATTactatatatttttctgttattgaaATGAGATATAGAATAAACATAAGTATCTAGTGTatacaaaaatgtgtcttaaacaTTCAGCAACCCCATAATGCATCTAATTTGGAGATGAAGGGGTAAAGCTATTacttaaacacaacattgatgtTTTGTCAAGTCATACTTAACTGAAATCTGTTACAGCAAACACAATAAGACATTGTGAATAGATATCATTATATTAGTGTGCCATTTTCATCAAATATGTAGAGAATCAGGGGTTTGTGTGAAAGTAGTCTCGTGATACTAGACAATCGGAGATCTCCGCCTACTGaagtctggggatttctaaatgcacgGCAGTTGCTTGAACAGCAATAAGAACAGCCGCTAACAAACCTACAtcccttacattttgtcaaggacaaGCCGCACTGGAAATTATGCTCTCCCCCCATTCTCCTCTGTACTGAACTGCATGTCACCACCCCAATATGAAGGGCCaccctaaagactttggattggttTTGCAATGCAGGGttttttaaaactctctaattgtttccaaCCAGTTTTAACAACGAAACCTGAGAGGTTGTCCTCAATCTCTATGAGCGAAGCACTAGACCTGTGAGTCTAGTGTGTAAGGTGCATTTTCAGATATTCTTGAAACCTACAGCAGAACAATAGTTGGGGGAAAAAACTGCCCTCAAGCAAGACCTCAAGCACTTTTATTTCTGGGTGAAGAACATAACACCCAGAAATAAAAGTGCTGTATTGCCCTTTAaattcttcctcctcttcttcttcttcatctgctCCTTCTGCATTGGTTTGCCAAAGTGCCAAGTGCCAAGTTACTGCTTAATGCTCTAACTCTCTTTAAGCTGATGGTACTCTTGAACTCTTTCTGAGCACGGTATTTACGCAGGAAGACTTCtgttgtttacttgttttaGTCTTTGAGCAGTCCCAGCTTTCTGAGAGCCTCTTTCCGATCAGCTCCCATCCCAGGCACCATCATCACAGTGTATCCGACAGAGTTTGAGGGTTTGTGGGGTACAGGCTGAGCTGCAGTTGTGGTTTTCACTGGTTCAGCTGCTGTGATGTGTTGTGGTTCAGGACAGTATCCACTGTTTCTGTGGTTGTCCAGGGTAGTACAGCGCTCTAGACCAGCTGCCTTCGATCCATTGGGTTGGGAGGGATATGATACAGACTCAGACTGTTGGTCACGTCTGGAGTAGTGGTGGAAACTGGCACTGCTCTGCAGAGGCTTGTTCTTGGGTTCTGTGGGCATTTGAGAATAACAAAAAGATGGGCTTCTTGATGGATTAATATTAGCTGGACCTCTTACAAATCTGTTGGGAGTTGGATCCAAAGAGGATTGAGATTTAGGGTGCGCCACTGCCTCATTTTCTGGTTGTTGGTCTTTCAGGAGGCCCAGTTTCTGCAAAGCTTCCAGTCTCACTACTTTAGGATCTGTTGCATGCTTGCTGCTGTATGAAGAGTCTGAAGTTATAGATGcttcattttgtgtcatcacAGATATATTGGCAGGAATCATTTTGGGTTTGGGTGCCACAACTGGGGGACCCATCTTAGACTTGGAAGCCTCTGAGTGTGATCTGTCAGATCTTGACAGATCTATAGTATGATCAACTGTGGGACATAAAGGGGTTTTCTTTGTGGAGGCACTCCTCCGCAGATGAACAAGTGCTTCATAGGACAGAGGCCCTCTAGGTAAAGGACCCTCAGCTGTCCTAGTTGAGTAGTCTCTGGGTTTGATGGGAGGAGGTATCACAACATTAACCTCTAAAGGTACTTGAGGAGGTTTCTGGTTGTATTGGTGACCAGATTTGTTGCTTGAAGGAGTGAGCTGAGGCTTAGAGCAGATGTTCTTGTCTGGGGAAACACCTGGTTTAGCACTGAATGCAGAAGAGCTGTTTGCCACAACAAGAGGTGTAGGAACCAAGTAGCTCTGCATGTGTTTGGTGTCAACCTTTTCCTTGATGGGTTCCTCAGAGGCATGTGTTTGTGAGCCTGAAAGACAAAGAAGCACGTTTGTCACTAGATATACAATTAGTctcttttcaaaacattttattgactacTCCACAGCTAACCCTGCATCTGTCCCCAGAGATTAACTCACTGTTGAGCTTGCTTTTGCTCATTGAGGCTGATAGGTCAGCCAATATGGTAGCAAGGTTGCCAGGGTTGGGCAGTTGGTCAGGTTCGTCATTGGACAGTCCGCTATCCTCCTCAGTATCCAAAGACTCAATAGTCTCCTCCAAAAACATGAGACAGGCCTTCTCTTCAGCAGACAAGTACTCCAGACTATCATCActctgtataaataaaaacacgCCTTTCCTTTAGAAATGTAATTCCATATATTAttagtatgtatatatatataggtttGTCATCATATGTCATGTTATTCAGTAAGTGGTATTATATGGTAAAGACAGTTACTTACAAAGCCAGAGTTGGCACTGACGACACTGTCACAGCTGCCAGCACTGTCCATGCCGGTCATCGTCTCCAATCCAATGCCACCTGGCCAGGTATCGCTTTTGGGCATCTTAGTGCTCTACTTATTCAAGGTTAGTGGTGCAGATTGTTGTATCTCAGTCTGTGAAAGGGGGGATAAATGGTGAGTTAAAATCACAATTGAAAACAAAGATTTCTTTTGAAAACGCACTCTTGATCAGCAAAGCACTGATCATATAGCCAGACAGCTGTTGCATTGTATCAGACCATAACATTCAGTAACAGAATGACCTTTTACATTAAACCTAGTATTTTTCTTCAATGAACTCTCTGTTAAAACAGTGACCAGGTAACGCTCTGAGTGGGTCTGATTTAACTGCCATAGGACAAAAAGTTGTAAAATAATTTAGACTTAAGCTTCTTCTATAATTGACAGTACAATTGATACACAACATATGGCTTGAACAAGCCTCGGAGTCAAGCAAGCTGTACATTTGGTTCTCACAAATGCATGCAGGCATGGAGATGAAGGAAAATTAGCTGCTGTGCATGAACAGTAATCAGCACCACAGGGGCCTGGACAGCTCCATATCAGGCTGATCCATGTTTACTATTAGCTCAGGTTTAAATATAAACCATGTCAGTCAAACATGGAAAGATAGCCCGGAGTTCTGTCAACCCAAGATTAAAATGAGTCCAGGGTTACTTTACAGTTATTAGTCTATACTGTAAACATGGTGTACAAACATGGTGGTTGGATCATGTAGGGTAGGACATTTTGATTAAACATGATATGTTTGGTCATATCATGTTTATAATATTCCAGCATGACTTGGACAAGACTGCACAATTATGGACTTCATACATCATCATCCCATCAAAGAACAATAAATGTGTCCAGTAGCCCTTTAGGgcctctgtaaaaaaaaaaaaaaaaaaaaaaaaaaaaaaaaaaatctaaataaccTCCTACATAGGTAATCCATTGtactaaataatatttttttttctctccgtaaattatgttttcatcaaGTTAAAACTTCTCTACTCACAGGAGCAGTTTTAGCTAAGTTTTTTATTGGTTCATTGAAGTTTTTGCAGGTAAGCACCTATACCCAAGACTTAAGAATCAATTGTTGCAGAACAGCAACCATTTGCAAGACAATAAGAAATTtgcattattattttcataacaTCCATATTTGCTTAGTGTTCATCTAGCTCTGATTGTCAAATAAAATCTTGTGTGAAGACAATTTTTTTCAACAGTTGACTCTTAAATCTAAGAGAATGTTGAAGCTCCCTGAAATACACCAACAAGGAGTTCTTAACACAATCCATGCTGACAACTGCCTTACCATCACAATTTTGAGGAAAACAATTGAAGGCAATTCGATGGATGGTTTATCTCAAGCAAGTCTTAGACTCTGGCTTCACTAATGGTTTGCAATAATGTAATACATAATCTATAGTTAATTGGCTTAAACCACTGCAATGGTCCTGTGTATTTAGTTGAAAAAGTAATGTATGAACTATTAGGCTATTTTCTAGATTTCTAAATTGCTCCGTCTCTCATGTCATCTCATCAACATGTAATATCCTATGTAACCTTGTGGTGTGCTTCATATATACACCCATTAACTGATGACTAGACAGCCTTGCCGGTAGAGAATGACAGGCTATCATAGTTTGACAGATATCTAACTAGTCCTCTTACTGCATGTGACTCAGATTACAGCCCACATGCCACTCCTAATCTTCCTGAACCGGATCAGTTTCAGAGGGAGTGGAAGGCAGCAGAAATGATCTCCTGAAAGCTATATGATATCCAGTTTGATCATGTTGTCTTACTGTAACAGACTTGTATtagaacatttttaatttggatGCATGTTCTTACTTAGAAAAGACCATTAGTTTCCTCCTGGGGATGCTAAAATAAATGGACCATTATGGCACTGCGTGTAAAAGCATTTTCTTAATGGTGCATTTACTCTATATTGCCATTACAAATTGAATGAACAGTTGTTTAACGGATATTTGAGCATGAGATTTCAACCAGAACCAATTTTAGAGAATaagtattttacttttatagTGGAATTGTAGAAATCGAGCTGGAAGTTTAGTATAAATGAACCCTTGTCTGATCCCAGTGAAAAGAAAATTCACTTCTGGATAAGTTTCAACACCTGAGACGGAAGGGCTGTGAGATAGGCCATCGAAGGCACAAAAGCACTCCTGTTCACAGTTCATGCATGTCATCTCAACCCTGTAAAAATTTAAAACCCACTTCCCCGGGCCAGCATGTAAATGTCCCCATCCGTCCTGTTGCATGCAGGTCAGGATATGAATCTGAAAAGCGGAAACTCTGAGATAGcgtttattgtgttttcagctgACGCAATCTGGCTTGATCACATGCAAATAACCAGAGCAGCTGCTGTTGCCTGGATATCAGAAGAGCATTTTAAACTCTAAAGCTATTTCTGTTAATCACATTTGCCCTCCCTATAAAGTATTATATAGTTAACGTGCTGTTCAGTGTGATGTTTGACTTGAGGTTACTCCCTTGTCATAACAAAACCAGTCTAATCAGACTGTAGTTAGACATTAACTGCAGTAGACAGTTTCCAGTGAAGGGACATCTAAAAGACCCATGAAAATAAATCCTAACGTTATCTCCATTTAGATACACCTATCAACACAGTAGCAAGTGCCACGAAAACCAGGATGAGTTTAGATTTTACAAAACAGTATGATGCAC
It encodes:
- the zgc:158258 gene encoding specifically androgen-regulated gene protein, which gives rise to MPKSDTWPGGIGLETMTGMDSAGSCDSVVSANSGFSDDSLEYLSAEEKACLMFLEETIESLDTEEDSGLSNDEPDQLPNPGNLATILADLSASMSKSKLNSSQTHASEEPIKEKVDTKHMQSYLVPTPLVVANSSSAFSAKPGVSPDKNICSKPQLTPSSNKSGHQYNQKPPQVPLEVNVVIPPPIKPRDYSTRTAEGPLPRGPLSYEALVHLRRSASTKKTPLCPTVDHTIDLSRSDRSHSEASKSKMGPPVVAPKPKMIPANISVMTQNEASITSDSSYSSKHATDPKVVRLEALQKLGLLKDQQPENEAVAHPKSQSSLDPTPNRFVRGPANINPSRSPSFCYSQMPTEPKNKPLQSSASFHHYSRRDQQSESVSYPSQPNGSKAAGLERCTTLDNHRNSGYCPEPQHITAAEPVKTTTAAQPVPHKPSNSVGYTVMMVPGMGADRKEALRKLGLLKD